GACTTTTCTCGCGAGGCAGCAGTCCGCGAGGGCACCTCGAAGGCAGGCGATGAAGCCTCGACGAGCCTAGCAGCACAAAGTAAAGGGCAGCCGGCGTTCCACCAAGTAGCGAGCGCAGACGACTATGCGGCGCAAACATTAGAGGTGCGCGATGGCGCGCGGCCTGTCCATGGAGACTCGCGGGTGCCCGAGGAACCGCGGCTGAGTCAAATCCCCAGTCaaccgcgagagagaggcaacgagagcggaaggagaggaggtgcggcgcgcgcggcagccttcTTCGAGTCGCGTCTCAGCCAGTGCCTCGCAagtcgcgccttcgccgaggcACGACGAAACCTGAGGGTCAGTGTGCCGTCCCTTTCGCTCTACGCGGAGACTGGTGCAGCACATAAGTCTTTTTGCCTGCCTGCCAGTCATACTCGTGAgatgctgctggcgcggcagTGGTTCGACTCTCCTCACAACGTGTATGGGAGCTCCTGAATGAAGCAGACAGGCATGCTTATATGTCGCCTGGAGGCGCCAGGACAGTTAGGGTTGACTGTCCAGAGATGTCTCAGGCACCTCCAGTGGACTGCGAGCCTTCCTGCCTTTGCAGGCCGTTGGCCTCCTCTTGATCAAgccccgctgcagccgcgtgtGACACCTGTCTACGAACCCATCGCCTATCTGTCGCTGTCCCTCACTGCTTGTTCAGTCCCTTCCGTGCTTGGCATTAGGTTGCCGGCGCCGGATGCGTCGCTATGAGTGAAGTTGCTAttcttctgcgcgcgttCCTGCGCTGTGCCTGCGTCCACAGATGCTCGCCTCACACAGGCGCATGCccctgctgcgtcgtctgctttcgctgcgcggcgcggatgTTGACGCAGTCCTCTACAGCGaactccgcgcgctgctcgctctgcctgtctctctcgcagaggcggcgtcgccgctcgcccaaCGCGGCACCGCCCCTAGCGTTCTGTCGCCGTCCGCAGCTCTGCTGCAAAACGAGgcaacgaggagagagggagcgatCAGCGTGGCACCTTCTGCAGTCACCCGAGCAGAGAGCCTCGACGCAAGGCGAGTCAATTCtaacggcgacgcggggaaCGACGAGAGCCCTTGCGGGCGCGCGGATCCTTCCAGACTGCGAGGCGACCACAGCAAGCGCGTCGACTTCAgttcagcggcgccggcggcgcctgccgagAAAGAGGAACACGCGGCGTGGCCGTGGACGTCTTGCCCACGCGCCCCCGCTGAAGGCGAgtgcggcgagcggagagggcgcgagcaGCCTCAACACCCtgaagcagcggcagacgcctaCGACGGGAGGCGCCtcggggcgggcgcgactCACGCACGGGCGAACGAGGACGACAGGCACCGATCCGACTCAGGGAGTACAGGAGTACAGGCCGGCAGGCGTCACGTCGCCATGAAGGGTCACACTgccgaagagggcgacgcgcttcTTGCTtgcctcctcgacgccgtAGAGTACGCAGCGGGTCTCTGCGGTGCGAAGGTCTCCGCAGCGAAACACagtgcgccgcaggcgccccccCGCGAACCCGCAACGGAATCTGGCGGcgacccgcgaggcgcccagAGCGCGGATGCGTCGTTCGTATCGTCGCCGTTCTCAGTCTCGCCGTtcccgtccgccgcctcatGTCTATCCACTAGGCCCCCGCATGCATCGTCGTGCTCGTGCTCATGTTTGAGGCGCGCGTCAGCTCCTTCCGCTGTGCGctgggcgcctgcagcgtcgcATCCGTCGCCTACGGGCTCTTGCCCCTCCGAGGCAAATCTTGTGGCTTCGCCGACAGGATTTCCCTCGAGAGTCTCTTCACCGGCAGCGTCTTCATCGTCGCTCCTCTTTGAAGCAAGTTCCGGGCAGCAAGCCTGGAGCGGAAACGCGTCGATTTCGCCTCCGACAGCTGCGCCCTCGTCCAGTGTGGGGGTCTGCAGgctcgcagcgccgagcctcactcgcgcgctgtctgcgcggcgttACTCCCAGCCGATCTTCCGCGCCACCtgggcgcctgaggcggagttcgagcgcaggcagcagcacgTCGTCACGCGCGTGAGTCGCCTGAAAGAGAAAATATCTCGGCTGGCAAACGCGATGAGTCGGGAGCTTCCCTGGAGTGAAGGCTGCGCGACTTGGGAcgaagcgcacgcgcgccgcgcggcgtcgtgcTCAcctcagcggcagcgcgccgactCTCCATTCGCTGCTCCGCAGATGGAGGCCCATCTGcctttcgcctcgccctcagAGTCGTTCGCGCTTTCCGCCGCGTTTACTGACTCGcccgtcgcggcgccctggAGGCTTGTG
This DNA window, taken from Besnoitia besnoiti strain Bb-Ger1 chromosome III, whole genome shotgun sequence, encodes the following:
- a CDS encoding hypothetical protein (encoded by transcript BESB_044390), coding for MLASHRRMPLLRRLLSLRGADVDAVLYSELRALLALPVSLAEAASPLAQRGTAPSVLSPSAALLQNEATRREGAISVAPSAVTRAESLDARRVNSNGDAGNDESPCGRADPSRLRGDHSKRVDFSSAAPAAPAEKEEHAAWPWTSCPRAPAEGECGERRGREQPQHPEAAADAYDGRRLGAGATHARANEDDRHRSDSGSTGVQAGRRHVAMKGHTAEEGDALLACLLDAVEYAAGLCGAKVSAAKHSAPQAPPREPATESGGDPRGAQSADASFVSSPFSVSPFPSAASCLSTRPPHASSCSCSCLRRASAPSAVRWAPAASHPSPTGSCPSEANLVASPTGFPSRVSSPAASSSSLLFEASSGQQAWSGNASISPPTAAPSSSVGVCRLAAPSLTRALSARRYSQPIFRATWAPEAEFERRQQHVVTRVSRLKEKISRLANAMSRELPWSEGCATWDEAHARRAASCSPQRQRADSPFAAPQMEAHLPFASPSESFALSAAFTDSPVAAPWRLVARPHAMSPSPWPASSPWLLPRIQFEAAVATPPFAPRAGATSPAFPPEAADAKTDELRLREWRCWDAGEPYAGNATDTKACEGEGTSAETEREQRQRGRQRHNRGTSAWPPPRRIADCEWTGGDGARTTSPASESSFSVLPRSAKIVERLTDLRLAQGTRRSDKGESASGLAELERSPEQKVPRCASPGSSPTGILSLHQGLPKDAPTDASSLGQTAVDGSFAGDAVALWKLPEPDKSSPREGRQPRMRASVNDGSSAGSCMRERECLNTEKQSQNGQQRISAESEPHACGGRDAASKSVASRSGRQGEICQERDTGANANDLFSQPGGGGPQHELTPSAGKNAEETNAKQCCKSQHEEPAGTTTHAGACNEDNASLAISPLGSGSDLHQRRARLVRQEARLSLVAKKIQILQTSAETACSEACLRSILEEQLALLREQHEAAREEKPVKRP